The nucleotide window CATGTGCATCTATCACTTCCGGTGCTGCCACCCCCTTGCGCAAAGCACGAGGAAATAGAAGAGAGCAGATAGGGGAGGATGGAGCTCGGCAAGGAAGGCGCGATGAGCAAGCGAGCagaagcggaggagacgtAAATGCCATTTGAAGGGGAGGAGCTGAGTACGGCTTCCGTCTCGCCTCTCGCTTCTGCGAAACGACCGATAGACATACACACGTGCATACGGGAGGCGGAAAAGGAAATCGGTACGACGCAGAACATACAAAGTAAAGGAAGAAGGCAACGCAGAGAGACGACACGCACGAGTAAAGACACAAAAAGAGAAGGTTGTGAAGCGACTTGGACATTCGCTCGCCCCCGCAGCTTAGCGCTCACATACACACTGCCTAGGCGCTCAACGTCGAAAAacgtgagagaggaggggggcatgCAAAGTGGCACCTTCACACACCGCATCTAGCCGATCGAGTATTAGGCGATagagggaaaagaaaaacagaaaagaCGATCAACGTCTGCGTCttcctcgcgcgcgcgcacgcactcagATGTGCACACGAGCGAAGCCACAGACATCAACGACACATGACATCAAGCCGTGTAAACTACGTTCTACAATACCAGCAAGAAGCACCGCATACGCAACGAGCGAACAAGTGAGGGGCGTCGGCACACGTGCATAGAGAGGAGACAAGCTCCCATTAGTGACACAGAGCGCCTTATATACATGCAGCCAGGGATGGAACAGCGGCGCtctgaaaaaaaaagagaaaaggcAATGCAGAGCTCGGCGGGCTCCCGTTGCTGTTAATTTCAGCGCCGAGCAGGCAGAAAGTATAaatcacacgcacgccacagTCACGTGGGGAGCAGGGAGGatgaaaaggaaaaagaggcCGCTTCCAAAAGACGGGCGCGCTGCACGCCAAAACGAGCACTCCTACGAAGTGTATCACAAAGAGAGAAAAATGGCACGTATGGACATAGAGAAGAGCATCGGCAATGTTGCAGACACGGAACGGTGATGGAAGAGTGTGAGCGACGGGCGGAGAACGCACGCATAGAAGCCATCGAATGTACCTCACAGGTAGTCGCAACCTCTCGCGTTGTACGGATCAAGCTCGCTGTACACCGAGTCGCACATCGCGAGTCTGTCAAGGAGCGGGAGCAGTAAGAACAGCTCGCGGTCTTTCGGGTCGTTGATCCACGTCTTGATTGGAATGGCGTTACGCTGCTGAAACGAGTAGGCGGCTGGGCTGTTGTCGAGAATGACAACTCTACGAAGATCGCGACCGAGTTGGTGGAGATCCTTGACGTAAGAGCGGTCGCAGAGAGTACAGTGCTCACGGAATAGGCGCAAGTTGCCCAGGATACCCTGCGTATCAATTTCGTCCATGAGTTTGTCACAGTAAGCCCGCATGCTAGCAGTGAAGACGACTATTTCGAAACGACGACTGACAAAGCGCAAAAAATCTTCCAGGTAGGGCCGGTACTTGACGCTGACTGTGTACGTCTTCCCTTCAGATggcacgagcagcacctTGTCGTACACGACATCCGAACTTGGCTGAAACGTGGAGTGCACCAGCGTCTCATCCACGTCCAGTACTAACGTCACCTTCGGCACGGAGGCAaagggcagaggcggcagcagcggcctgATCTCAGCTTCTTGAACTAAGCACGGCGAGCAGTTCGTAGGCGACTTACGAAGCAAATCGAGGCGCGTGATCGTGGTCCCATTTCGGCGGTTCATCGGAATAATGTTTCGGGTTGTCGAGTCAGGTACCACGTCGacctgctgcacctgcgtcACAATGTTCTGTTGGGGAGAGGCATTGACACTATTTTGACTGGGTAAATTGCCACCGCTGCTACTACGCTGGAACTTCTCACGATACTGCTTGAAGAAGTTGATCGCCTCCTGCGTCGTCGGTTTGTGAGCCGAAGACATCTTTGTAAGAAGGGAAAGGTGCGGTGTGCAGGAGAGAACGTGtgaacacagacacacagaagTGCGCCGCAAGAAGAATACGCACGAAAATCGAGCCACGGCTCGTGGCACGACTGATGCAGAACCGCCTCAATCTAAAGGTGCCGCAATGAGGCGTGTGACGATGCGGCTGGCGGGCCTAGCAGGCCACCGTGTAGGAGGAGGGTATAGAGGGTGTGCAGGAGCCGCGACGCAATACAGCAGTCGATCACACGAATATGACAACGAAGAAAGGTTCCGGTCCGCAGAAAGCGGGGAAGTGTGgccggagagagagacaagaacaatgagggagagagagggaggggggagagaacaGGACAAGAGCAACAGAGaaaagaggagaaggagggcaCGGTGACAACACGCTGAGACAGAGGAAcagggaaaagagagggggagggtaagctccgcacacacacacacacacgcacgcacaagaagagagaaagagagaccGAGCAAAGCAGGAAGAGATTGAGACAATGTCGGTGACACGATCGAGCACCCCAGCACAAAAATCGATGGCGAAGATGCGACTAGTGGGCCGTAAAGGTATCCAGGGAAGTGAAATGGGAAGCGGAACAGGTGTGCCGTGGACGAGCAGGTGATCAGCTCGGTGCGTAACGCCTCCACGACCGAGGTTCGAAAAACGCTGCAGAATATAAAGAGAGAGATAAATTGTCCTGACCTGTCTTATAGCGCTTGCTCACCTACACGCACCACTCACTgcaacaccaccgccacgcctTTCAAGTGCAGAAGGAGAAACGAGAGAAAAAAGGCGCCCAGATATTCGTGACGGTACGGCGGCAGAAAAGAGATGAAGCGAATGCACAGAGAGCGGCGTTATAAAGATGCACTAGGAagcagagaaagaggtgggaagcaagcacacacgcacacagaggacAAGAATGGAAaaagtggaggaggggagggagcggtGCCGTTGCAGCGCTTTATGGCAGTCGTTAGTTCCAAGTAGGACAGACAATCGGAGACACTTACAGAaacgaagggggaggagggtggaaGAGTGGGTATGAgcgggggaggaagggaggaggagtgtAGACGAAGACAGGGAGAGAAGTTAGCAATAAAACACCAGCGGAGTTTTTCGTtagtgtgcgtgtgtgtgtgtgtgtgtatgtgccacgcggcgcagcgagaCACAAAAGGAGAGGCACAGGaaacgcgcgcgcgtcgatGACTTTTTTTGTGCCGCCAAAGAAGACACAGATAAAAGAAGAGGAAAACGATGACcctgtatatatatatatatgtctgTCTCTCCGTCTTAAGGGGGTAAGGTGTCGAATAAGTTCGTGCGCAACTTGCGCGGGAGCGTAGGATGCGCCGATGATGAGGTgtatagagagagaaaagagatACAAAGAAGCTGTCAAAGGGAGTAGAAGCGGGAGCAGGGGGAAAGAAGGGAAAACACAACCGTCTCCGTATGCACGTGCGGGTTTGCGGTGGTCTGTGGGCGTCCACGGAGAAGCGAAACTAACACCAAATCAGCGAAGCAAATACAAAGAaaaagcggaggaggaaacAGCGTATGGGGAGCCAGTGAGGACGACCGGAGAAGAAAGGTAATACGGAgtgggaagagagagaagtcaCGGGCACACAATCCGGCGACGAGCGGtcacgaaagaaaaaaaacgaaagtTGGTAGCAGAGCTGTGATGACACAAGGAACTAAaatggaaaaaaaacgcagaAAAGGGCAAGAGTAACGCCAAGAGGAAAATAACCCACGATACGAGGTCAGGtgaaagaaaacaaaaaacgatgggcaggagagaagaggtgcgTAACACGAAGGTCTCGAGATGATTCCTGGGGAAGCGAAAGGCACTAAGGTGCGTCCTTGCTGTGAGGTATATTCGCTCTGCGATTTCCAAAGTATatatctttttttttcttagCTACGCGGTTATATATGTTTGCGTGGGTTTGGTTTTGTTTTGCATGTACTCCCGCTTTCTGTGTATGCGTACCTGTGCGCGATGTGTGGGCCCTTGTATCCTTGTCCAAAACTCCGTTTTCGGGGGGAGGTGACAGGGGATGGAAAGAGGCTCAAGGGGCAGCAGCTGTTGTGGAGAGAGGTGAAGCAACAAGGCTGTGAGCACATCGCAGTCTCagaacgaaagaaaacaaTTACAATCTAAGGACGCGAGCGCTTCCTCAGAGACTCTTCAGCTGAAatagagagaaagggggagacGAGAGAAGGGTGAGCGAGAGGTTTGCGGGAAGAGAGGCAGCTTCCCATGGCAAGGGAAGGCATCCACAGCCTCCACCCCATTTTGAGTGATACCGTTTCTCGTGGGTGTCCGCGAAGATATCCTCCGGGGTTTTCGCGTACTGGGTTTCCTTGTTGTTTGTGTTCTGGGAAAGTAAGCAATTGGTTGGTTAGATGCTTGCCACCaacgcgaggagggcgaggtgTAGTGGGGAGGGCAAACGCAGAGAGAAACAAATTCGCCAAGGGAAGCAGAGCGAGTCCTGCGGACTTGTagacagagaagaggggacAGCAGTAGTGCAGCAGAGACATTTCTTTCACCGCACAACACGTTCCTCTTACGAGGGGACTATGCCATTTTGTGTGTCCTCATACGCCAATCGTCATGACCTTTTTTGGAAAATTCGCTGCTCAGCCTCGCACAAAGGATACGGAGAGGAAAAAACCGCTATTACTCGTAGGCGATGCCCCTCAGTGCATTCCGCATTTACCCAGCGTCGAGTCCCTCGCTCCGCGTCGTGCTTCACGAGACGCAAAGACAGGTCGTCTGGTGACCATATCACGTGTGACGGGCACATTGCAAGCACAGGAAAATAAAACGAAAAAAGAGCTGCAGAGAGGGGACAGGTAGCGAGATCCTTGGCGGTGCTGTCCGCTGAGGCACGTAAAGAAGGATGGAAAACTGTTGTGAGCGGAGGGAGTGAGGGGTGCATGGGTGGGGCAGCGTGTTGGCGAATGTACACAGCGTACACCGGCATGCACACGGAGAAAAGAAGTGGAGACGAAACTACAAGAGGCAGACGCCCGCCCACCACTGTAAAAGGGGACGCCCCGCTAAAAGTGACCATCGAATTCTTCGGTACAGTGCAGATGCCCACTTCACGCCAGAAGAATGAAAAGGGGAGCGAAGCAGTGATCttggggaagagagaagggaagagggcagCTTCCGCGAGAGTCAGGGAAGAAACAGAGGGGCAGTGAGAGGACGGCGATTGGCGAAATGGTAGAGGGCAGAGGAAAAGAAACAAGAaatatgtatatatatatatgcacaGATTATAGGACGACGGAGtatggaggggagggaaatGTCGAAGATGTGGAGCCCAGTACACAGGGTGAAGCGCAACAGAACCAAAACGCGCAAGAAGTGCGGAAGGAGTCCGCATACACATGCCCTGGGATGCGTCGGTTTGCGAATACGAACAAACAAAACGcggagaaaagagaagagcggTGAAGCGTCCCCTCGCGCCCCTCCGTGCCTCTCCCGCCCACTTTGGCAACGTCTTGCCTGTGTTGGTCTCACTTCACCGCATTGGAGGTGAGTTGTGAAAAGACGGCACAACTTATCGAAGAGGGAAAAGgtgggaagggagggaagggatgGGAGGGCAACAAAAGACAGGATGCTCGTGTAAGGGTCGAAGAACACAGGTTTTCGCTTTCTGCTATACGCCTCGCCACTGCATGTATACGCGCTGCATCCGACATACAGAACTGAACAAACCTCTACGCCCGGGTGGGGGATGGGGCGTCTTTCTCTTCAGAAACAAACACAGACGCAAAGTGCGCTTGAAAATTCGTCGGAGCCGCTCTTGTAAAATATGGTGACGGCTAGGGGCGAGGGGTAGTAGAAAGGGGAAGGATGGAGTGTTCGCCTGAGGTGGATGGTTTCAGTGGGCGGATGAGGGGCGGGGTgaggcgtgcgtgggcgtaAAGTGCGAGAGAAGCGAGGTCTTCGAAGCACGAAAAAGGCGCTAGATGTGTAAAACGGTAACAAGGGATCCAAGAGAAGatatgcatgtgtgcgtgttcgtTGCGTCAAGAGTGTTTCCTTGTTGATCTGTGTATTCCGTCTTGTGTGACAAGTCCTTCTCTCGCTCAGACACTGTACCAAGTGTGTCGCAGAGAAAGAGACGCGCAAATAGCCAACTGACATGCAGAGGCGCATCATACCGCATCGGACGCAagcagcagggggagggCTCGACGATGTGTAGGAAGGCACAGACCGTCGCTGAGGAGAGACCCTCATATGTGGAGTTGTCGTGGTCGAGGCGAGGAGAGTCACGCAGCGGAAGAGCATAGAAAATGGGAGACGAAGGATGAGGGAGAGTTGGGGGTGTGACTAAAAGAATATGTGTGTAGGGGGTGGGGCTCAAGCCCTTGCCGTCGTGTACAACcagccgcgcacacgcatggtTCCTGACTTCTGCTCATGAGCAGCGGCAAGTGCAACAGCCACCAAAGATGCCCCATGCGCAGCGAGACCTTCCGCCATCAAGCGGCCATAATATCTCCCCGACACTGCAGttgagagagacagagacgcacgcacgtaccTGCGCGTTTTATACCCCTCGGATGGCACAGGGGGAAAAGGCCGAAGCACGCGTGCGATCCTGCAGGAGAGCGTTGAATCTTGAAGACAAATTACGAAGAAATGAGAATCACGAAAGAACGAAAAACACAAAACGAGGGAcgacagcacagcagcgtcaATCCTTCAGTCGAGCGCGCTCACTGAGAGAGAACATTCGGCTGCTCAGATCATGCGGGCGAGGAAGCGGTTGATCAAGGTGTCGCGGTTACCATAGTCGCCACCCTCCACGAAGTGACGGCGCTTCTGGCGCATGCCGCCGGCCGGAGGGGCCAGCTTGAAGGGCCACATGCCGTGCATCACCGTGCGGAAGTGCTTGCCACAGGTGTAGATCTGGTTCACCATATCCTCGGCGCACACGATGTCCGCGTTGTTGTACTTGTCCTTGATCATCTGGTTGTCCGTGATCTTCACGCGCTGGCCGTTGATCTTCAGGTACCCGCGCTTGTACACCATCGCGCGGACGGTGGCCAGGGACGGGTAGCCGTACGCGATGTAGGGCTCCACCGCACGCAGCATATTCTCCATCGGCTTGTTCATCTTCACAAACACCGTGTTGAAGAtctggcgcaggcgcagcagctggaggatcTTGCGCTGCTTCGGGTTCACCTTGGCGATACCGCGGATGCGGGTCACCACGACAACCTTCGGCTTCGCCTCCAGGTAGTAGTTACCGTGAGACGCGGcctggcggcgcagcgtcaCCAGCTTCTTCTCCGCGCCGCGGTACTCGCGGGAGTATTTGCGGGCACGCAAGTAGGCGGTCTTCTTCAGGGCAGCCTTGGCGGCCTTTCGGGCCACCACAGCCTTCTTGAAGCTctccgtctgctgctgcttgaaCGCAGCGCGCTTGATCGCGGACTCAGGGGCAGGGACAGCGGGCATGTCGGATGCGTTGCCGTAAACTGAGTGCGTGGGCATGGCcgtatgtttttttttgaagGCGGTGTGTGGAGTCGCGTTGCCGGAGAGCGGGGGCGAGTCGAGGGTAAGacgggaagagagagaataGGGAGTTCGCATGGCGGCATCGTATTCACGCAGACAGCGAAGGGGCTGAAGGAGACGCTAGCACAAGAGCCACTGCCCTTTGTCTAGGAATCACCAAAAAGATGTGCTGGTACCCTGCACACCACCGTCACAGGCATCCTGCAATGAGCGTGTGAGCTGACTGAacagggaggaggcggaggcggtgaggTCCGTGCAAATGCCGCCGTCAGGTTCCTCAGGACGCAAAAGATGTCCTTTGTACCCACCTGACTAACGTtcagagagaggcgcgcacgtgccCTCACCTCACACCGCGTGCGGAAGGCATATaggaggagagcggggaGGTAAAAAGAGACccatagagagagagagccatGGGGATGTGCTGGGAGACGCGGCATCATCATCACCCAGGCACATCGCCAGAGATGCATGTCACATGCACTTCCGCCCAACCTCCCCCAACCACCTTTGCCACCGTGTAGGCTCAAGCGTCACTGCGGTCTCTCTCACCCCCACCTCACTcatccacccaccctctCGGGCTTCCACAGCACCTTTTTCCATTTCTGGTGCTGCATCACCCCTGCCTCCTTTTTATACTCGCATTGTTTTGAAAGAACAACAAACGACCAAGCAAGCGGGGCGCACCCCGGCATgcgagaaaagaaaaggaaacggGTGTTCACGGaacggcagcagaggcgccgaCCCACCGCAAAAGCGCGGCACCTGAGCCCAGGCTCACATGCAACCATCCACGTACACAGCATACCGACTTCTACATCGCGCGACAGCTTCAGCAAGACAGCATCCAGAGAGATCTGAAGTAGCCTGTCATTAGCAGCGTCAATATAGCGTACGGATGAGGGCGCGTGGCTGCTCAGATCATGCGGGCGAGGAAGCGGTTGATCAAGGTGTCGCGGTTACCATAGTCGCCACCCTCCACGAAGTGACGGCGCTTCTGGCGCATGCCGCCGGCCGGAGGGGCCAGCTTGAAGGGCCACATGCCGTGCATCACCGTGCGGAAGTGCTTGCCACAGGTGTAGATCTGGTTCACCATATCCTCGGCGCACACGATGTCCGCGTTGTTGTACTTGTCCTTGATCATCTGGTTGTCCGTGATCTTCACGCGCTGGCCGTTGATCTTCAGGTACCCGCGCTTGTACACCATCGCGCGGACGGTGGCCAGGGACGGGTAGCCGTACGCGATGTAGGGCTCCACCGCACGCAGCATATTCTCCATCGGCTTGTTCATCTTCACAAACACCGTGTTGAAGAtctggcgcaggcgcagcagctggaggatcTTGCGCTGCTTTGGGTTCACCTTGGCGATACCGCGGATGCGGGTCACCACGACAACCTTCGGCTTCGCCTCCAGGTAGTAGTTACCGTGAGACGCGGcctggcggcgcagcgtcaCCAGCTTCTTCTCCGCGCCGCGGTACTCGCGGGAGTATTTGCGGGCACGCAAGTAGGCGGTCTTCTTCAGGGCAGCCTTGGCGGCCTTTCGGGCCACCACAGCCTTCTTGAAGCTctccgtctgctgctgcttgaaCGCAGCGCGCTTGATCGCGGACTCAGGGGCAGGGACAGCGGGCATGTCGGATGCGTTGCCGTAAACTGAGTGCGTGGGCATGGCcgtatgtttttttttgaagGCGGTGTGTGGAGTCGCGTTGCCGGAGAGCGGGGGCGAGTCGAGGGTAAGACgggaagagagagcaagaggaaATAAGAACATGAAACGCATGAGTGTGCTTGCCTCTTATGGCGCGGTGACCTTGCCGTTCACCGCATGCCAAAGTGACGCCGTaccgccagcggcacccTTCGTCGTTTCGGTTTCGCCATTTTCCGTATATCCGTTCTGCAATAGAGCAGGCGTCAAACTTCACTCTACCCGTCCACCCCTCTCCGGCCTGCGACAGACCGGCAccgtgtgtggctgtggccCCATGCAGCCgtcgacacacgcgcggcacagcagtgcgccgactcgatCACCGTAGCACCGCCTC belongs to Leishmania mexicana MHOM/GT/2001/U1103 complete genome, chromosome 26 and includes:
- a CDS encoding nuclear lim interactor-interacting factor-like protein codes for the protein MSSAHKPTTQEAINFFKQYREKFQRSSSGGNLPSQNSVNASPQQNIVTQVQQVDVVPDSTTRNIIPMNRRNGTTITRLDLLRKSPTNCSPCLVQEAEIRPLLPPLPFASVPKVTLVLDVDETLVHSTFQPSSDVVYDKVLLVPSEGKTYTVSVKYRPYLEDFLRFVSRRFEIVVFTASMRAYCDKLMDEIDTQGILGNLRLFREHCTLCDRSYVKDLHQLGRDLRRVVILDNSPAAYSFQQRNAIPIKTWINDPKDRELFLLLPLLDRLAMCDSVYSELDPYNARGCDYL
- a CDS encoding putative 60S ribosomal protein L7, translating into MPTHSVYGNASDMPAVPAPESAIKRAAFKQQQTESFKKAVVARKAAKAALKKTAYLRARKYSREYRGAEKKLVTLRRQAASHGNYYLEAKPKVVVVTRIRGIAKVNPKQRKILQLLRLRQIFNTVFVKMNKPMENMLRAVEPYIAYGYPSLATVRAMVYKRGYLKINGQRVKITDNQMIKDKYNNADIVCAEDMVNQIYTCGKHFRTVMHGMWPFKLAPPAGGMRQKRRHFVEGGDYGNRDTLINRFLARMI
- a CDS encoding putative 60S ribosomal protein L7, which encodes MRFMFLFPLALSSRLTLDSPPLSGNATPHTAFKKKHTAMPTHSVYGNASDMPAVPAPESAIKRAAFKQQQTESFKKAVVARKAAKAALKKTAYLRARKYSREYRGAEKKLVTLRRQAASHGNYYLEAKPKVVVVTRIRGIAKVNPKQRKILQLLRLRQIFNTVFVKMNKPMENMLRAVEPYIAYGYPSLATVRAMVYKRGYLKINGQRVKITDNQMIKDKYNNADIVCAEDMVNQIYTCGKHFRTVMHGMWPFKLAPPAGGMRQKRRHFVEGGDYGNRDTLINRFLARMI